The following DNA comes from Alienimonas californiensis.
GAGGCCGAAGGCGTTCAGCGGGTCGCCCACGTCCTCCTCCCGGTGCAGGGTGTTGACGAGGAGGCTCGACGAGGACTCGATTCCCCGCAGCCCCCCGGCGAGGTCCGGCTGAACGTCCCTTAGCAGTTCCGCGGCGACGCGGGCCGGCACGGCGAGGATCACCGCGTCGAATCGCTCTTTCCTCGCTGCGGAGAGCTCCCAACCCGCTCCGTCCCGCTGCACGGCGGTGACGACTTCGGAGCGAATAGCCACGCTGTATTCCTGGAGCGTCCGCGCCGCGGCAGCCGCGATCGCGCCGACGCCCCACTTCGGGGTAACGAAGAGCGAATACCGGGCGCCGCCGTCCGCCTTGGCGCCGCCGTCCGGCTTCCGGCCCGTCACCCGGCCGCGGGCCCGCTCGTCCGCGGCGAACTGGGGCAGGCAGGCGGCGAGGCTCAGCCGTTCGGCGTCCCCCGCATAGATGCCGGCGGCCAACGGCTGGGCGAGCCGCTCCAGCACCCCGCGGCCCATCCGCCTGCGGACGAAGGCCGCAATGCTCTCCTCGCCGGTGCCCAACGCCGCCGGGCCGCGGCGCCGCAGCGGTTCGGTCAGCAGCCGGGCCTTCTGCCACGGGCTGAGCGTCCGCGACCGCAGCGTCGGCCCCCACCGCGACGGGGCGAGCAGCGTGAACCCGTCCGGCACCCGCTCCGGCCCGCGTTCCGTCCACACCAGCGCCCCGCGGGGGGATGGGTTGGTGCCGATCAACTCCCCGGCCAGGCCGATCCGCTCGCAGAGGTTCGTCAGGTGCGGGGGGCGGGAGAGGAACGAATCCGGGCCCAATTCCCGCACGATCCGTTCGCCGCCGTGTTCCTCAATCAACGTCCGGCAGGCGCCGCCGGGCGGGCCGGGGTCGAACAGCGTCACGTCGGCCGACCGTCCCTCCTGTCGGAGCCGATCGATCAGCCGGACGGCGGCGGCCAGCCCGCTCACCCCGGTGCCCACCACCGCGATCCGGGCGGTGCCGGCCGGTGCGTCAAGGCCCGATGCGTCGAGAACCGATGCGTCGAGAACCGATGCGTCGGCGGCCGGAGGATCGGCGGCCGGGTCGTTCACCGGGCCGACAGGTCCGCGACGAGTTTGACGAGGCCCTTCACCGCGTCCGCGTCGTGCGTCGGCAGCAGGCCGTGGCCGAGGTTGAAGATGTGCCCGGGCCGTCCGCCGGCGGCGTCCAGCACGGCGGCAGTTTGCCGCTTCAGCTCGGGGAAGGGGGCGTAGAGGGCCGTCGGGTCAAGGTTCCCCTGCACGGCGACGTCGTGCCCGACCGTGGCCCAGCCGTCCGCGAGGTGGACCCGCCAGTCCAGCCCGACGCAGTCCGCCCCGCACTCCGCCAGCGCCGGCAGCAGGGCCGGGTTGCCGGTGAGGAAGTTGATGACCGGCCCGTGCGGCCGGACTGCCTCCACCAGCGCCTTCGTGTGGGGCAGGACGAACCGCCGGTAGTCGTCCGGCGAGAGCGCCCCCGCCCAGCTATCGAAGATCTGCACCGCCTGACAGCCCTCCGCGAGCTGACGTCGGAGATGCACCGCGACCGCCCGGCCGATCTTGCTGAGGAACGCGTGCCAGCGGTCCGGGTCGCCGTACATCAGGCGTTTGGTGTGCTCGTAGTGGCGGCTCGAACCGCCCTCGATCGCATAGCTGGCCAGCGTGAACGGGGCGCCGCCGAAGCCCAGCAGCGGGATGTTCGCCGGCAGCTGAGCCCGCACCGCCCGCACAGTTTCGTAGACGAAGCCGAGGGCGGAGGTGTCCTCGACCTCCCGCACCGCGTCCACGGCCGCGACGGTGCGGGCCGGGTTCCCGATCACCGGGCCGGGATCGTAGGTGAGGGAGAAGCCGAGCGGTTCGAGGATCGTCGGCAGATCGGCGAACAGGATCGCCGCGTCCACGCCGAGGATCGCCTGCGCGTCGAGCGTCACCTGGGCGGACAGGTCCGGCCGCTTGCAGAACTCTTCGAAGGCGTGTCCGCGGCGGACGGCGGCGTATTCGGGCAGGTAGCGCCCAGCCTGCCGCATCAGCCAAACGGGCGTTCTCTCGACCGGCTCCCGCCGCAACGCCCGCATCAGCAGGCTGTCGTGTAGCGGGTCGCCCGAGGAGGCGCCCGGGGGCGATTCGGCGGCGGAGATCGGGGCGGGAGCGGACACGGCCGCATCCTAACGACCCAACCCGACGCGGCACCCGTGGCGGGCAAGGACGGCGTTGACACGCCGCAAAACCGGACCGCTCCATCAAACCGCATCAGAAAAACGTATGAGGTATTGACCGGGCCCTCCCTTATGGACTTACGTTCCGCGCGAGCGGGGAAATCCCGATCTCCCGGCGCTTCCGCTGCGGCGGGCCGTCGAAACGAACCGACACCAGACCCGTTCGCTCGAACGGGAATCCGATGACTCCGATCCTTGATGACTCGGCCGGTCTGCTCCGGCTGAAGACCTACACCGACGCCTGGCGGCTGGGCACCGGGTTGCCCTCGTCGCTCCCCCCGGGGGAGTACGCCGTCACCGGGCGTCGCCCTACGCCGTACGGATTGATCGTGGAGGTGGTGGGCAGCTATCGCGTTCGCCTGCCGCTTCCGTCCCATCGTCTGATGGACGATTCGCCGACCAGCCTCGCATCCGCGTATTGAGCGGTGGCCCGGTTTGCGTCACGGCCCGGCCGGACGTCTGCCTCTTCAGTTCCACTCCCGACAGCCGAGTCGGGAACGAACCGGACGGGTGGGCGCTCGCCCGGAGTCGCCCCACGAAGGACGACCCGGCCACCCGTCCGGTTGCTCCCGAACTGATCGGCGTGCCTCGCGGCACTGACAGGAGTGATAGGAAACGGTGTGCCAAACCGGGCGGCACCGACGCCGCATTTGCCCTAAGGTCAAGAGGCTGAGCGGGATAAGGAGTTTCGATTCGCTCTTGGCCGCCGTCGGGTGTCCGAGAGATCCGCAGCGGGCGCCGTGAGATTGGGCAGGAACGCGGGTTGCCAGGGCATGCGACGTTTGGAGCCCGACTCGCGTCCGTCGTCGCGTTGCGGGTCTCTGGCCCCGGCTCATAATGCCGGCATGAATGACGGCGCCGATCTCACCTCGCCCCGCCACGGAAGCGAGGTCGTGCCCGTCGATCCGTACGGCCGCCCCGGCTTTCCGTTCCTGCAACGAGAACCGGGTCGACGGGAGCTGATTCTGTTGGGGACGAGCGGCAGCGTGGGCGTGCCGTCGATCGGCTGCGATTCGCCCGCCTGCCGCTCTGA
Coding sequences within:
- the hemE gene encoding uroporphyrinogen decarboxylase, whose protein sequence is MSAPAPISAAESPPGASSGDPLHDSLLMRALRREPVERTPVWLMRQAGRYLPEYAAVRRGHAFEEFCKRPDLSAQVTLDAQAILGVDAAILFADLPTILEPLGFSLTYDPGPVIGNPARTVAAVDAVREVEDTSALGFVYETVRAVRAQLPANIPLLGFGGAPFTLASYAIEGGSSRHYEHTKRLMYGDPDRWHAFLSKIGRAVAVHLRRQLAEGCQAVQIFDSWAGALSPDDYRRFVLPHTKALVEAVRPHGPVINFLTGNPALLPALAECGADCVGLDWRVHLADGWATVGHDVAVQGNLDPTALYAPFPELKRQTAAVLDAAGGRPGHIFNLGHGLLPTHDADAVKGLVKLVADLSAR
- the hemG gene encoding protoporphyrinogen oxidase; protein product: MNDPAADPPAADASVLDASVLDASGLDAPAGTARIAVVGTGVSGLAAAVRLIDRLRQEGRSADVTLFDPGPPGGACRTLIEEHGGERIVRELGPDSFLSRPPHLTNLCERIGLAGELIGTNPSPRGALVWTERGPERVPDGFTLLAPSRWGPTLRSRTLSPWQKARLLTEPLRRRGPAALGTGEESIAAFVRRRMGRGVLERLAQPLAAGIYAGDAERLSLAACLPQFAADERARGRVTGRKPDGGAKADGGARYSLFVTPKWGVGAIAAAAARTLQEYSVAIRSEVVTAVQRDGAGWELSAARKERFDAVILAVPARVAAELLRDVQPDLAGGLRGIESSSSLLVNTLHREEDVGDPLNAFGLVVPEPLRSDRGRGPDGQRDGEGLSAFAVSFASRKFPGRAPAGWVQLRTFLGGVNRDQAMSAEAGRILDATRRELARLLRVKWTDATTETARISRWDRAMPQYNLGHLERVAAVEAKLSGLPGLELAGNSLHGVGLPAAAHSGTQAAERTLAALALQ